The following DNA comes from Methanobacterium sp..
ATTTTTTCAATGTTATTTCCATGTGCATGAACTACCAAAATAGCTCCTTCTTTATTTGCTTTGATAATATTATCCATATCACCATCTAAATCTGTAACGATGATATCGGGGATTGTATTTTCTTCTAAAAGAGCTGTAGTTGCTCCATCTGCAGCAATTAAGGTAAAATCACTTAAATTTAATTTTTTTAATTCTTTTATATTTCTTTTTATAGATGGTCCTGCGCCAAAAACAATTACTTTATTCTTTATCTTTATTTCATTTTTATTCAGACCATTATGGTTTTTTAATAAATTAT
Coding sequences within:
- a CDS encoding DUF115 domain-containing protein — translated: MNLDIWFSWYKEILDEFGFSQNEDEKSAKLLNNLLKNHNGLNKNEIKIKNKVIVFGAGPSIKRNIKELKKLNLSDFTLIAADGATTALLEENTIPDIIVTDLDGDMDNIIKANKEGAILVVHAHGNNIEK